The following proteins come from a genomic window of Rutidosis leptorrhynchoides isolate AG116_Rl617_1_P2 chromosome 10, CSIRO_AGI_Rlap_v1, whole genome shotgun sequence:
- the LOC139873638 gene encoding uncharacterized protein isoform X1, with protein MNTHNFIILSVLGFLICIITRTTCESSTCLAVYKEGGAPAVFQSPKCPRWRLPKHESRTISNSGRCQSATRQGRRKSLEDRTFCTLDIRIPFPGRNGIRESSVGIVAVFDGHNGAEASEMASKLLLDYFLLHTYFLLDTTFSLLSKISMAMLPYKAGQDFTSQMFGWDEKLGDYVLHIGRIKFTLSTVFDGAFHLEILKESLLMAIDDIDKAFCKEASRYNFDSGSTATVILIVDSQILAANVGDTKAFVCSEMFLSPPEAKATLVRLYRNRRRDSGSVRMKDYGNFKLAASDGLLHFSAKELTKDHHPDRVDERSRIESAGGHVFEWGGVSRVNGHLAVSRAIGDVSFKSFGVISVPEVTDWIPLTANDSYLVAASDGVHEKLGPQDVCDLFWELHANAPLELEYSSSCSYSLADCIVDTALEKGSMDNVAAVVVPFGPEALRNERSGEVRLQNYVDEQSDLEDADSVVDKFGRLLVEGKHDTYRSFYLSESLNEDDYTFWISKDEQDSIYGSQQALPDMLDHSYGGALNLYRDQMMCLHFGRSSGGDRDQCINPEGLASFLGFLESLPAPNVEHDHEFHGPTTPNTRYILKKRFDRGSYGEVWVAFHWNYLQRANDSDRSVKNDTFPFNTTHIGGDDRTSKRHTSETDFGSGFPSDKIFILKRIMVEKGNMVYLSGLREKYFGELFLNASAYMRVTVSVKGSSALELDTSLKRERQQRVVYEKGLEHIARYIESFESRSNEIWLVFRHEGISLSKLLYTSDDMGTTNDDHMKHVRILHPSKWWHWLKTTKAGQEEMRNLIWQLLMALKACHDRNITHRDIKPENMIVCFEDQEDSGRCLKGRPSGNETYSTKMRIIDFGSAMDEFTVKHLYGAAGPSRDEQTYEYMPPEAFLNATWYHGPTSVTTKYDLWSVGVVVLELIIGSPNVFQINAITRALLDQHLEGWNEGLKELAYKLRSFMELCILLPGSSSKHLSWGRNGKSLGSPASWRCSEEFFSSQIKGRDPLKIGFPNVWALRLVRQLLVWDPEDRLTIEDALRHPYFTQHVAQ; from the exons ATGAACACTCACAATTTCATAATTCTATCAGTATTAGGTTTTTTAATTTGTATCATCACACGAACTACATGCGAATCATCAACATGTTTAGCTGTTTATAAAGAAGGCGGTGCACCGGCGGTGTTTCAGTCACCAAAATGCCCTAGATGGAGGTTACCTAAACACGAATCTCGTACAATATCTAATTCCGGTAGATGTCAATCGGCAACACGTCAAGGCCGGCGGAAATCGCTTGAAGATCGCACTTTCTGTACTCTCGATATCCGAATTCCATTTCCAG GTCGGAACGGCATTAGAGAATCATCAGTTGGCATTGTGGCAGTTTTTGATGGACATAATGGTGCAGAAGCTAGTGAAATGGCTTCGAAGCTGTTATTGGATTATTTTCTGTTGCATACTTATTTTCTTCTTGATACCACGTTTTCTCTTTTATCCAAGATATCAATGGCAATGCTACCATACAAGGCAGGACAGGATTTTACATCTCAAATGTTTGGTTGGGATGAGAAATTGGGTGATTACGTGCTTCATATCGGAAG GATTAAGTTTACGTTGTCAACCGTATTTGATGGAGCTTTCCACTTGGAAATTCTTAAGGAATCTCTCTTGATGGCGATCGATGATATTGATAAAGCATTTTGTAAG GAGGCATCTAGATACAATTTCGACTCTGGCTCCACAGCAACAGTTATACTAATAGTAGACAGTCAAATTCTAGCCGCCAATGTTGGAGACACGAAGGCTTTCGTATGCTCTGAGATGTTCTTGTCTCCTCCCGAGGCTAAAG CTACTTTGGTGAGATTATACAGAAATAGAAGACGTGATAGTGGTTCAGTACGTATGAAGGATTATGGAAACTTTAAACTTGCAGCTTCTGATGGTTTACTTCATTTTTCTGCCAAAGAATTGACCAAAGATCACCATCCGGACAGGGTTGATGAAAGGTCTCGAATAGAGTCAGCTGGAGGTCACGTTTTTGAGTGGGGTGGTGTATCCCGAGTCAATGGACATTTGGCTGTTTCACGAGCTATTGGTGATGTGTCCTTTAAAAG TTTTGGCGTTATATCAGTTCCTGAGGTGACAGATTGGATACCACTGACAGCTAATGATAGTTATTTGGTAGCTGCTTCTGATGGTGTTCATGAAAAGCTGGGCCCACAGGATGTCTGTGATCTGTTCTGGGAACTGCATGCTAATGCCCCTCTAGAATTAGAATACAGTTCTTCATGTTCATACTCGTTAGCCGATTGCATTGTTGACACTGCTCTTGAAAAAGGAAGCATGGATAATGTGGCTGCTGTTGTGGTCCCGTTTGGACCAGAAGCTCTGCGTAATGAACGATCCGGTGAAGTCAGATTGCAGAATTATGTGGATGAACAGTCTG ATTTGGAGGATGCTGATTCAGTGGTCGATAAGTTTGGGCGTTTATTG GTCGAAGGAAAACACGATACTTATAGATCGTTCTATCTATCCGAGAGCCTCAATGAGGATGACTACACATTCTGGATTTCAAAGGATGAACAGGACTCCATATATGGCTCACAGCAGGCCTTACCTGACATGCTTGATCATAGTTATG GCGGGGCATTAAATTTATACCGGGACCAGATGATGTGCTTACACTTTGGGAGGTCTAGTGGTGGTGATAGAGATCAATGCATTAATCCCGAGGGTCTTGCAAGTTTTCTGGGTTTTTTAGAGTCACTCCCTGCACCGAATGTTGAACACGATCACGAATTTCATGGGCCCACCACTCCTAACACAAG GTATATACTGAAAAAGAGATTTGATCGTGGGTCATATGGAGAAGTTTGGGTGGCTTTTCATTGGAATTATCTTCAACGAGCCAATGATTCGGATAGGAGTGTGAAAAACGATACTTTTCCATTTAATACGACTCATATTGGCGGTGACGATAGAACTTCGAAAAGACACACATCCGAAACCGACTTTGGTTCTGGTTTTCCTAGTGATAAAATTTTCATTTTGAAACGTATAATG GTAGAAAAGGGCAATATGGTCTACCTAAGTGGTCTACGAGAAAAATATTTTGGTGAACTATTTCTGAACGCTTCGGCATATATGAGAGTTACAGTGTCAGTAAAGGGCTCATCTGCTTTGGAATTAGATACATCGCTAAAAAGGGAAAGACAACAAAGGGTTGTTTATGAAAAAGGTCTTGAGCATATTGCAAGATATATCGAGTCTTTTGAGTCAAGGTCAAATGAGATCTGGCTTGTGTTTCGTCATGAAGGTATATCGTTATCAAAACTGTTGTATACATCAGATGACATGGGAACAACAAATGATGATCACATGAAACATGTTCGTATACTTCATCCTTCAAAATGGTGGCACTGGTTGAAGACGACAAAAGCGGGCCAAGAGGAAATGCGGAATCTTATATGGCAATTG TTAATGGCATTGAAGGCCTGTCACGACCGTAACATCACTCACAGGGATATTAAACCTG AGAACATGATTGTTTGCTTTGAAGATCAGGAGGATTCTGGTAGATGTTTAAAAGGACGCCCAAGCGGAAACGAGACTTATAGCACTAAAAT GCGCATTATTGACTTCGGTAGTGCAATGGATGAATTCACCGTAAAGCATTTATATGGGGCTGCTGGACCTTCTCG GGATGAACAAACTTATGAGTATATGCCACCAGAAGCTTTTCTTAATGCTACTTGGTATCATGGGCCCACAAGCGTTACTACCAA ATACGATCTGTGGAGTGTTGGCGTTGTGGTCTTGGAGTTGATTATAGGATCGCCAAATGTGTTCCAAATAAATGCCATAACACGCGCTCTTTTGGATCAACACCTTGAAGGCTGGAATGAAGGATTGAAGGAGCTTGCTTACAA ACTAAGGTCATTTATGGAGTTATGCATTTTGCTTCCCGGCAGTTCTTCAAAACATCTCAGTTGGGGGCGTAATGGGAAG AGCTTGGGTTCACCAGCTTCGTGGAGATGTTCAGAGGAATTTTTTTCAAGTCAGATTAAAGGCCGAGATCCTCTGAAAATAGG GTTTCCAAATGTTTGGGCTCTGAGATTAGTACGCCAACTGTTAGTTTGGGATCCA GAAGATCGTCTGACCATTGAAGATGCTTTGAGGCATCCTTATTTTACACAGCATGTAGCACAATGA
- the LOC139873638 gene encoding uncharacterized protein isoform X2, which yields MLETRRLSYALRCSCLLPRLKVNATLVRLYRNRRRDSGSVRMKDYGNFKLAASDGLLHFSAKELTKDHHPDRVDERSRIESAGGHVFEWGGVSRVNGHLAVSRAIGDVSFKSFGVISVPEVTDWIPLTANDSYLVAASDGVHEKLGPQDVCDLFWELHANAPLELEYSSSCSYSLADCIVDTALEKGSMDNVAAVVVPFGPEALRNERSGEVRLQNYVDEQSDLEDADSVVDKFGRLLVEGKHDTYRSFYLSESLNEDDYTFWISKDEQDSIYGSQQALPDMLDHSYGGALNLYRDQMMCLHFGRSSGGDRDQCINPEGLASFLGFLESLPAPNVEHDHEFHGPTTPNTRYILKKRFDRGSYGEVWVAFHWNYLQRANDSDRSVKNDTFPFNTTHIGGDDRTSKRHTSETDFGSGFPSDKIFILKRIMVEKGNMVYLSGLREKYFGELFLNASAYMRVTVSVKGSSALELDTSLKRERQQRVVYEKGLEHIARYIESFESRSNEIWLVFRHEGISLSKLLYTSDDMGTTNDDHMKHVRILHPSKWWHWLKTTKAGQEEMRNLIWQLLMALKACHDRNITHRDIKPENMIVCFEDQEDSGRCLKGRPSGNETYSTKMRIIDFGSAMDEFTVKHLYGAAGPSRDEQTYEYMPPEAFLNATWYHGPTSVTTKYDLWSVGVVVLELIIGSPNVFQINAITRALLDQHLEGWNEGLKELAYKLRSFMELCILLPGSSSKHLSWGRNGKSLGSPASWRCSEEFFSSQIKGRDPLKIGFPNVWALRLVRQLLVWDPEDRLTIEDALRHPYFTQHVAQ from the exons ATGTTGGAGACACGAAGGCTTTCGTATGCTCTGAGATGTTCTTGTCTCCTCCCGAGGCTAAAGGTTAATG CTACTTTGGTGAGATTATACAGAAATAGAAGACGTGATAGTGGTTCAGTACGTATGAAGGATTATGGAAACTTTAAACTTGCAGCTTCTGATGGTTTACTTCATTTTTCTGCCAAAGAATTGACCAAAGATCACCATCCGGACAGGGTTGATGAAAGGTCTCGAATAGAGTCAGCTGGAGGTCACGTTTTTGAGTGGGGTGGTGTATCCCGAGTCAATGGACATTTGGCTGTTTCACGAGCTATTGGTGATGTGTCCTTTAAAAG TTTTGGCGTTATATCAGTTCCTGAGGTGACAGATTGGATACCACTGACAGCTAATGATAGTTATTTGGTAGCTGCTTCTGATGGTGTTCATGAAAAGCTGGGCCCACAGGATGTCTGTGATCTGTTCTGGGAACTGCATGCTAATGCCCCTCTAGAATTAGAATACAGTTCTTCATGTTCATACTCGTTAGCCGATTGCATTGTTGACACTGCTCTTGAAAAAGGAAGCATGGATAATGTGGCTGCTGTTGTGGTCCCGTTTGGACCAGAAGCTCTGCGTAATGAACGATCCGGTGAAGTCAGATTGCAGAATTATGTGGATGAACAGTCTG ATTTGGAGGATGCTGATTCAGTGGTCGATAAGTTTGGGCGTTTATTG GTCGAAGGAAAACACGATACTTATAGATCGTTCTATCTATCCGAGAGCCTCAATGAGGATGACTACACATTCTGGATTTCAAAGGATGAACAGGACTCCATATATGGCTCACAGCAGGCCTTACCTGACATGCTTGATCATAGTTATG GCGGGGCATTAAATTTATACCGGGACCAGATGATGTGCTTACACTTTGGGAGGTCTAGTGGTGGTGATAGAGATCAATGCATTAATCCCGAGGGTCTTGCAAGTTTTCTGGGTTTTTTAGAGTCACTCCCTGCACCGAATGTTGAACACGATCACGAATTTCATGGGCCCACCACTCCTAACACAAG GTATATACTGAAAAAGAGATTTGATCGTGGGTCATATGGAGAAGTTTGGGTGGCTTTTCATTGGAATTATCTTCAACGAGCCAATGATTCGGATAGGAGTGTGAAAAACGATACTTTTCCATTTAATACGACTCATATTGGCGGTGACGATAGAACTTCGAAAAGACACACATCCGAAACCGACTTTGGTTCTGGTTTTCCTAGTGATAAAATTTTCATTTTGAAACGTATAATG GTAGAAAAGGGCAATATGGTCTACCTAAGTGGTCTACGAGAAAAATATTTTGGTGAACTATTTCTGAACGCTTCGGCATATATGAGAGTTACAGTGTCAGTAAAGGGCTCATCTGCTTTGGAATTAGATACATCGCTAAAAAGGGAAAGACAACAAAGGGTTGTTTATGAAAAAGGTCTTGAGCATATTGCAAGATATATCGAGTCTTTTGAGTCAAGGTCAAATGAGATCTGGCTTGTGTTTCGTCATGAAGGTATATCGTTATCAAAACTGTTGTATACATCAGATGACATGGGAACAACAAATGATGATCACATGAAACATGTTCGTATACTTCATCCTTCAAAATGGTGGCACTGGTTGAAGACGACAAAAGCGGGCCAAGAGGAAATGCGGAATCTTATATGGCAATTG TTAATGGCATTGAAGGCCTGTCACGACCGTAACATCACTCACAGGGATATTAAACCTG AGAACATGATTGTTTGCTTTGAAGATCAGGAGGATTCTGGTAGATGTTTAAAAGGACGCCCAAGCGGAAACGAGACTTATAGCACTAAAAT GCGCATTATTGACTTCGGTAGTGCAATGGATGAATTCACCGTAAAGCATTTATATGGGGCTGCTGGACCTTCTCG GGATGAACAAACTTATGAGTATATGCCACCAGAAGCTTTTCTTAATGCTACTTGGTATCATGGGCCCACAAGCGTTACTACCAA ATACGATCTGTGGAGTGTTGGCGTTGTGGTCTTGGAGTTGATTATAGGATCGCCAAATGTGTTCCAAATAAATGCCATAACACGCGCTCTTTTGGATCAACACCTTGAAGGCTGGAATGAAGGATTGAAGGAGCTTGCTTACAA ACTAAGGTCATTTATGGAGTTATGCATTTTGCTTCCCGGCAGTTCTTCAAAACATCTCAGTTGGGGGCGTAATGGGAAG AGCTTGGGTTCACCAGCTTCGTGGAGATGTTCAGAGGAATTTTTTTCAAGTCAGATTAAAGGCCGAGATCCTCTGAAAATAGG GTTTCCAAATGTTTGGGCTCTGAGATTAGTACGCCAACTGTTAGTTTGGGATCCA GAAGATCGTCTGACCATTGAAGATGCTTTGAGGCATCCTTATTTTACACAGCATGTAGCACAATGA